The Alcaligenes faecalis sequence AGCGTGTCACCGCAATCACTGAACCATTTCAACCGTTTGCGGGCTGTGATCGTGGAAGCCTCAGTGGCTCCCGGCTACGCTCTGGGTGAAGTGCTTGAACACATGAATGAGGTGGCGCGCAAGACCTTGCCTGAAACCGTGCAGACGGACTTGGACGGCCAGTCACGCGAGTTCCGGGACTCCTCGGGCAGCATTTATGTCGTGTTCCTGATGGCATTGGCCTTTATTTATTTGGTGCTGGCCGCGCAGTTTGAAAGCTGGCGCAATCCGCTCATTATCATGCTGTCTGTGCCTTTGTCCATGACGGGCGCTTTGCTGGCTCTGTGGCTGTCGGGCGGAACCCTGTCCATTTATAGTCAGATTGGTTTGATTACTCTGGTGGGGCTGATTACCAAACACGGTATCTTGATTGTGGAATTTGCCACCCAACAACGCGAAGCGGGGGCTAGTTTGTACAATGCCGTGGTGCGCGCTTGCGAGATGCGCCTGCGTCCCATCTTGATGACAACCGGTGCCATGGTACTGGGTGTTTTGCCGCTGGCCTACGCCTCCGGGGCAGGTGCCGAATCCCGCCAGCAAATTGGCTGGGTGCTGGTAGGCGGCTTGTCCCTGGGTACCTTGCTGACCTTGTTTGTGGTGCCCGTGGCCTACACGCTGATTGCAGGCAAGCAAGAAGGGCAGGACAAGCAACTGGAATTGATTGACAAGCCCCAGGCCTCTGTCTGAACCTGTGGTTCTGGTCTCCGGGGAAGCTGGTCATACAGCTACTTTGTTGAAGGCCGTGACCGTGATTGAATTTGTAGGGAAAGTGAATGCGTCAAATTATTCTGGATACTGAAACCACCGGTCTGGAGCCACGCGAGGGGCACCGAATTGTTGAAGTGGGTGGGGTCGAGTTGTTCAACCGTAAATTGACGGGCCGCCATCTGCACTTGTATCTGAACCCGGATAGGGACTCTGATCCCGAGGCTTTGGCCATTCATGGTCTGACCACGGAGTTTCTGGCCGGCCATCCACGTTTCAAGGATGTGGTCGATCAGGTGCTGGATTTTGTGCAGGGCGCGGAAGTCATTATTCATAATGCCTCCTTTGATACCCGCTTTCTGGACGCTGAATTGCAGAAGGTAGGCAAGGGACCGTTCTCGCAATACTGCGACAGCATTACTGACTCCTTGCTGGTGGCGCGGGAAATGCACCCTGGCAAGCGCAACTCTTTGGATGCCTTGTGCGAACGCTACGGTATTTCCAACTCTCACCGTACCTTGCACGGCGCTTTGCTGGACTCGGAATTGTTGGCCGACGTCTGGCTGGCCATGACGCGGGGGCAGGACGCGTTGTTGATGGACTTTGACGAGTCTGATGGTCAAGGTGGTGATGGCAACGATTTGAGCCTGGGCAAGTTTGATCCCAGTGTGCTCAAAGTGTTGCGTGCGTCCGAAGCTGATCAGGCCGAGCACGAGAAATACATGGACGTGTTGGAAAAACAGAACAAGAAGCCGCCCATGTGGCGCGAGATGCTCAATCCAGCAGCAGAGTAACTGTTCAGGAAAAACAGCCGGCCCTGATCTTGTAAATCGAGCAGGGCCATGCTATAGTTTTTTTCTTCGCAGCTTTTGCAGTTCTTAAAAGCTTCGGGCGGTTAACTCAGTGGTAGAGTGCCACCTTCACACGGTGGAAGTCACAAGTTCGAACCTTGTACCGCCCACCATCTCTCCCTTCCTATATTTCCCCAGTTGTTTATTTATTGCCTTCATCTTGGGCGGTTTACTCGCGTCCTGTGTTTGTGTTGAGAACGACCAGAACCTATGCAGGCATCGAGGAAATGCACAAGCCGAGGGGAACTTAAAACGGAATAGCCATTCTCCCGTTGATTGCTGATTGCTGATTGCTGATTGCTGATTGCTGATTGCTGATTGCTGATTGCTGATTGCAAAACGCCCAATGAATACTCATTGGGCGTTTTTTATGGCTAGGGAAATGGTGATGCCACTAAAGGCATCGCCCTGTCTCTTGCCTGCCTTTTACACCCAGATCAAACCAACTGAGATGACGATACCCGAGACAATCAATTGAATCAGGCAAAAGCCCATGATGTCTTTGGCTTTCAGACCGGCAATGGCCAGTACGGGCAAGGCCCAGAATGGCTGCAGCATATTGGTCCAGGCGTCACCCCAGGCAACGGCCATGGCCGTGCGCGCGATATCGGCATCCAGCGCCTGGGTAGCGGCAATGACAACCGGGCTTTGAACGGCCCATTGTCCGCCGCCCGAAGGTACAAAAATATTGACCAGACCGGCGCTCAAGAAGGTCCAGAAAGGCAGGGTAGTGGCAGTGGCAAAGGACACCAGCCACTCGGACAGGCTGGTCGCCAGACCGGAGTCGATCATGATGGCCATGATGCCCGCGTAAAAAGGGAACTGGATCACAATTCCGGCCCCGCCGCGAATGGCCTCGTTCAG is a genomic window containing:
- the dnaQ gene encoding DNA polymerase III subunit epsilon, whose translation is MRQIILDTETTGLEPREGHRIVEVGGVELFNRKLTGRHLHLYLNPDRDSDPEALAIHGLTTEFLAGHPRFKDVVDQVLDFVQGAEVIIHNASFDTRFLDAELQKVGKGPFSQYCDSITDSLLVAREMHPGKRNSLDALCERYGISNSHRTLHGALLDSELLADVWLAMTRGQDALLMDFDESDGQGGDGNDLSLGKFDPSVLKVLRASEADQAEHEKYMDVLEKQNKKPPMWREMLNPAAE